The following are encoded in a window of Acipenser ruthenus chromosome 26, fAciRut3.2 maternal haplotype, whole genome shotgun sequence genomic DNA:
- the LOC117430160 gene encoding putative bifunctional UDP-N-acetylglucosamine transferase and deubiquitinase ALG13 isoform X3, producing MQKGWRKYFGQKPLSEVNMDEYLASLGLYRKITARDASCLFRAVSEQLYYSQNYHQHIRKACVSFMRANRCNFEPFVEGSFEKYLERLEDPKETAGQVEIKALSLMYKRRFIIYRHPGKAPTEVADEDYKEKVVLCCSNNGHYDNVYPKHYPADAAVCQAVLYEVLYKDVFGIEEEEIHCALDVFHGSGGRRYRNSSSMCSEDANFETSDEKNHKSLTANKNKEDWEVTEGGNPSEEKSKSGPEEQKPADGPAKTSFPYKVLKALDPDIYRNVEFDVWHDSRKELQKTDYMVFAGRQYCLGDKCQVRLEPGGKYYNAFIQEVGHHSSAVTVFIEELGEKHLVPLTNLKPVTQVNPVPAWNSAANRKGGNYNRMSDGYAAELDHDVRGRRRFYKKARGKEMFMAVAYSRGQSGLPPRLQHNIPSGRSSPIHNPPGSNNMAPYEQYRPHPSSQRAGRGYGPPRSSARFVNRHHLVGPEVAYYSSPGRRYYQSFDNYSYRSRSYSRSRQQMPYVNKECQFTFVPDNGEEPQGLDGTITFYELEEGDETAFPPLPGQGVSSPLAPPPATFWLRREPSPSGKQAMASSEEDMDERSNSGEYPEDYIYTDPEAGFQSPSVYAAAESTTNLSIQEGGTHAGSPQDAVATYSYSQQVLVNSSVNSLSCVNAASATVFTSGSTASSQSPAAPPQSTVQPVIVSPHPVARPVVLTPLSVSYPPGAPLFVNELGEPVSAPPPPPPYSCDPNGNDLPRDYKVVQYYFNMGVQWYHQSYWNPMVQMQQMYQQSPTEQYQGFSTAQPMTEQSMQQQYTDAGRSNDNRGLPESPPNGSAPNVEAAPVSQGAVYYPVMTEHFNQQPLPTYEPCIPMVPAYHYVAPWPPVNQPRIHGTLCPTTVHQVNYVGSPTPPAYYIPQNM from the exons atgcAGAAAGGTTGGAGGAAGTATTTTGGGCAGAAGCCGCTGAGCGAGGTCAACATGGATGAATACCTGGCCAGTTTGGGTTTATATAGAAAAATTACAGCAAGAGACGCCTCTTGTCTGTTTAGAGCTGTTTCTGAACAG CTTTATTACTCTCAGAATTACCACCAGCACATCAGGAAGGCATGTGTCTCCTTTATGAGGGCCAACCGATGCAACTTTGAGCCT TTTGTTGAAGGGTCCTTTGAAAAGTATTTGGAGCGGTTGGAAGACCCAAAG gaaacTGCTGGCCAGGTGGAGATTAAAGCTCTTTCTTTAATGTATAA ACGTCGCTTCATTATATATCGTCATCCAGGGAAAGCACCTACCGAAGTTGCTGATGAGGATTACAAAGAAAAG gttgtgctgtgctgttctaACAATGGCCACTATGATAATGTGTATCCAAAACACTACCCTGCTGATGCAGCAGTGTGCCAAG CTGTCCTGTACGAGGTCCTGTACAAGGATGTGTTTGGGATCGAGGAGGAGGAGATTCACTGTGCCCTGGATGTGTTCCACGGCAGTGGGGGGCGGCGGTACCGCAACAGCTCCTCGATGTGCAGCGAGGACGCCAACTTCGAAACCAGCGACGAGAAGAACCACAAGAGCCTCACAGCAAACAAGAA TAAGGAGGACTGGGAGGTGACTGAGGGTGGCAATCCTTCTGAAGAGAAATCCAAATCCGGACCAGAAGAACAGAAG CCTGCAGACGGCCCAGCGAAGACCTCTTTTCCTTACAAGGTGCTGAAAGCTTTGGACCCGGATATCTACCGCAATGTTGAGTTTGACGTCTGGCACGACAGCAGGAAAG AGCTTCAGAAAACCGACTACATGGTGTTTGCTGGGAGGCAGTACTGCTTGGGAGACAAATGTCAG GTTCGCTTGGAGCCTGGCGGGAAGTACTACAATGCTTTTATCCAAGAGGTTGGGCATCACAGCAGTGCAGTCACGGTTTTTATAGAGGAGCTGGGTGAAAA GCACCTTGTCCCTTTGACGAACCTGAAACCAGTCACCCAGGTTAACCCAGTGCCAGCCTGGAACAGTGCCGCAAACCGGAAAGGGGGGAATTACAACAGGATGTCTGATGGATATGCAGCGGAGCTCG ACCATGACGTAAGGGGTCGCAGGCGTTTCTACAAGAAGGCCCGTGGGAAGGAGATGTTCATGGCCGTGGCGTACAGCAGGGGTCAGTCTGGACTCCCCCCGAGACTGCAGCACAACATCCCTTCCGGCAGGTCCTCCCCCATCCACAACCCCCCGGGCAGCAACAACATGGCCCCCTATGAGCAGTACCGGCCCCACCCCTCCAGCCAGCGGGCAGGCCGAGGCTACGGGCCTCCCAG aagctcagcacgctttgttaATAGACACCATTTGGTTGGACCCGAGGTAGCGTACTACTCTAGCCCAGGAAGGCGGTATTACCAGAGCTTTGATAACTACTCCTACAGGTCACG TTCCTATAGCCGGAGTCGCCAGCAGATGCCCTATGTGAATAAAGAGTGCCAGTTCACCTTTGTGCCCGACAATGGGGAGGAGCCACAGGGCCTGGATGGGACCATCACCTTCTATGAGCTGGAGGAGGGGGATGAGACTGCCTTTCCGCCCCTGCCA GGACAAGGAGTTTCCTCTCCACTTGCCCCCCCTCCTGCCACCTTCTGGTTGAGAAGGGAACCCAGCCCCTCTGGAAAGCAGGCCATGGCTTCATCTGAGGAGGATATGGATGAACGGAGCAACAGTG GTGAATATCCTGAGGATTATATTTACACTGATCCAG AGGCTGGATTCCAGAGTCCATCTGTGTATGCTGCTGCGGAGTCCACCACTAACCTG TCCATTCAGGAAGGGGGAACTCATGCTGGATCACCGCAAGATGCCGTTGCCACTTACAGTTACTCCCAGCAG GTTTTGGTGAACTCCTCTGTGAACTCCTTGTCCTGTGTCAACGCTGCTTCAGCCACTGTGTTCACCTCCGGCTCCACAGCCAGCTCCCAGTCCCCCGCAGCCCCTCCCCAGTCTACCGTGCAGCCAGTCATTGTGTCCCCCCACCCCGTCGCACGACCAG TTGTGCTGACCCCTCTGTCCGTGTCGTACCCCCCGGGAGCCCCGCTGTTTGTGAATGAGCTGGGGGAGCCTGTGagtgccccccctcccccgccaCCCTACTCCTGTGATCCAAATGGGAATGACCTCCCGAGAG ATTACAAGGTTGTCCAGTATTACTTCAACATGGGTGTGCAG TGGTATCATCAGAGCTACTGGAACCCCATGGTGCAGATGCAGCAGATGTACCAGCAGTCTCCCACGGAGCAGTACCAGGGCTTCAGCACGGCCCAGCCCATGACCGAGCAGTCTATGCAGCAGCAGTACACAGATGCTGGGAGATCCAATGACAATAGGGGCCTTCCAGAGTCCCCTCCTAATG GTTCTGCCCCAAATGTGGAGGCTGCTCCAGTGTCTCAGGGGGCAGTCTACTACCCAGTCATGACTGAGCACTTCAACCAGCAACCTCTTCCCACCTACGAGCCCTGCATCCCAATGGTGCCTGCATATCACTATGTAGCACCCTGGCCTCCGGTGAACCAGCCACGCATCCACGGCACGCTGTGTCCTACCACGGTTCACCAGGTCAACTACGTCGGCTCTCCAACCCCACCTGCATACTACATCCCCCAGAACATGTAA
- the LOC117430160 gene encoding putative bifunctional UDP-N-acetylglucosamine transferase and deubiquitinase ALG13 isoform X2, whose protein sequence is MQKGWRKYFGQKPLSEVNMDEYLASLGLYRKITARDASCLFRAVSEQLYYSQNYHQHIRKACVSFMRANRCNFEPFVEGSFEKYLERLEDPKETAGQVEIKALSLMYKRRFIIYRHPGKAPTEVADEDYKEKVVLCCSNNGHYDNVYPKHYPADAAVCQAVLYEVLYKDVFGIEEEEIHCALDVFHGSGGRRYRNSSSMCSEDANFETSDEKNHKSLTANKKSAFDKEDWEVTEGGNPSEEKSKSGPEEQKPADGPAKTSFPYKVLKALDPDIYRNVEFDVWHDSRKELQKTDYMVFAGRQYCLGDKCQVRLEPGGKYYNAFIQEVGHHSSAVTVFIEELGEKHLVPLTNLKPVTQVNPVPAWNSAANRKGGNYNRMSDGYAAELDHDVRGRRRFYKKARGKEMFMAVAYSRGQSGLPPRLQHNIPSGRSSPIHNPPGSNNMAPYEQYRPHPSSQRAGRGYGPPRSSARFVNRHHLVGPEVAYYSSPGRRYYQSFDNYSYRSRRSRQQMPYVNKECQFTFVPDNGEEPQGLDGTITFYELEEGDETAFPPLPGQGVSSPLAPPPATFWLRREPSPSGKQAMASSEEDMDERSNSGEYPEDYIYTDPEAGFQSPSVYAAAESTTNLSIQEGGTHAGSPQDAVATYSYSQQVLVNSSVNSLSCVNAASATVFTSGSTASSQSPAAPPQSTVQPVIVSPHPVARPVVLTPLSVSYPPGAPLFVNELGEPVSAPPPPPPYSCDPNGNDLPRDYKVVQYYFNMGVQWYHQSYWNPMVQMQQMYQQSPTEQYQGFSTAQPMTEQSMQQQYTDAGRSNDNRGLPESPPNGSAPNVEAAPVSQGAVYYPVMTEHFNQQPLPTYEPCIPMVPAYHYVAPWPPVNQPRIHGTLCPTTVHQVNYVGSPTPPAYYIPQNM, encoded by the exons atgcAGAAAGGTTGGAGGAAGTATTTTGGGCAGAAGCCGCTGAGCGAGGTCAACATGGATGAATACCTGGCCAGTTTGGGTTTATATAGAAAAATTACAGCAAGAGACGCCTCTTGTCTGTTTAGAGCTGTTTCTGAACAG CTTTATTACTCTCAGAATTACCACCAGCACATCAGGAAGGCATGTGTCTCCTTTATGAGGGCCAACCGATGCAACTTTGAGCCT TTTGTTGAAGGGTCCTTTGAAAAGTATTTGGAGCGGTTGGAAGACCCAAAG gaaacTGCTGGCCAGGTGGAGATTAAAGCTCTTTCTTTAATGTATAA ACGTCGCTTCATTATATATCGTCATCCAGGGAAAGCACCTACCGAAGTTGCTGATGAGGATTACAAAGAAAAG gttgtgctgtgctgttctaACAATGGCCACTATGATAATGTGTATCCAAAACACTACCCTGCTGATGCAGCAGTGTGCCAAG CTGTCCTGTACGAGGTCCTGTACAAGGATGTGTTTGGGATCGAGGAGGAGGAGATTCACTGTGCCCTGGATGTGTTCCACGGCAGTGGGGGGCGGCGGTACCGCAACAGCTCCTCGATGTGCAGCGAGGACGCCAACTTCGAAACCAGCGACGAGAAGAACCACAAGAGCCTCACAGCAAACAAGAAGTCAGCCTTTGA TAAGGAGGACTGGGAGGTGACTGAGGGTGGCAATCCTTCTGAAGAGAAATCCAAATCCGGACCAGAAGAACAGAAG CCTGCAGACGGCCCAGCGAAGACCTCTTTTCCTTACAAGGTGCTGAAAGCTTTGGACCCGGATATCTACCGCAATGTTGAGTTTGACGTCTGGCACGACAGCAGGAAAG AGCTTCAGAAAACCGACTACATGGTGTTTGCTGGGAGGCAGTACTGCTTGGGAGACAAATGTCAG GTTCGCTTGGAGCCTGGCGGGAAGTACTACAATGCTTTTATCCAAGAGGTTGGGCATCACAGCAGTGCAGTCACGGTTTTTATAGAGGAGCTGGGTGAAAA GCACCTTGTCCCTTTGACGAACCTGAAACCAGTCACCCAGGTTAACCCAGTGCCAGCCTGGAACAGTGCCGCAAACCGGAAAGGGGGGAATTACAACAGGATGTCTGATGGATATGCAGCGGAGCTCG ACCATGACGTAAGGGGTCGCAGGCGTTTCTACAAGAAGGCCCGTGGGAAGGAGATGTTCATGGCCGTGGCGTACAGCAGGGGTCAGTCTGGACTCCCCCCGAGACTGCAGCACAACATCCCTTCCGGCAGGTCCTCCCCCATCCACAACCCCCCGGGCAGCAACAACATGGCCCCCTATGAGCAGTACCGGCCCCACCCCTCCAGCCAGCGGGCAGGCCGAGGCTACGGGCCTCCCAG aagctcagcacgctttgttaATAGACACCATTTGGTTGGACCCGAGGTAGCGTACTACTCTAGCCCAGGAAGGCGGTATTACCAGAGCTTTGATAACTACTCCTACAGGTCACG CCGGAGTCGCCAGCAGATGCCCTATGTGAATAAAGAGTGCCAGTTCACCTTTGTGCCCGACAATGGGGAGGAGCCACAGGGCCTGGATGGGACCATCACCTTCTATGAGCTGGAGGAGGGGGATGAGACTGCCTTTCCGCCCCTGCCA GGACAAGGAGTTTCCTCTCCACTTGCCCCCCCTCCTGCCACCTTCTGGTTGAGAAGGGAACCCAGCCCCTCTGGAAAGCAGGCCATGGCTTCATCTGAGGAGGATATGGATGAACGGAGCAACAGTG GTGAATATCCTGAGGATTATATTTACACTGATCCAG AGGCTGGATTCCAGAGTCCATCTGTGTATGCTGCTGCGGAGTCCACCACTAACCTG TCCATTCAGGAAGGGGGAACTCATGCTGGATCACCGCAAGATGCCGTTGCCACTTACAGTTACTCCCAGCAG GTTTTGGTGAACTCCTCTGTGAACTCCTTGTCCTGTGTCAACGCTGCTTCAGCCACTGTGTTCACCTCCGGCTCCACAGCCAGCTCCCAGTCCCCCGCAGCCCCTCCCCAGTCTACCGTGCAGCCAGTCATTGTGTCCCCCCACCCCGTCGCACGACCAG TTGTGCTGACCCCTCTGTCCGTGTCGTACCCCCCGGGAGCCCCGCTGTTTGTGAATGAGCTGGGGGAGCCTGTGagtgccccccctcccccgccaCCCTACTCCTGTGATCCAAATGGGAATGACCTCCCGAGAG ATTACAAGGTTGTCCAGTATTACTTCAACATGGGTGTGCAG TGGTATCATCAGAGCTACTGGAACCCCATGGTGCAGATGCAGCAGATGTACCAGCAGTCTCCCACGGAGCAGTACCAGGGCTTCAGCACGGCCCAGCCCATGACCGAGCAGTCTATGCAGCAGCAGTACACAGATGCTGGGAGATCCAATGACAATAGGGGCCTTCCAGAGTCCCCTCCTAATG GTTCTGCCCCAAATGTGGAGGCTGCTCCAGTGTCTCAGGGGGCAGTCTACTACCCAGTCATGACTGAGCACTTCAACCAGCAACCTCTTCCCACCTACGAGCCCTGCATCCCAATGGTGCCTGCATATCACTATGTAGCACCCTGGCCTCCGGTGAACCAGCCACGCATCCACGGCACGCTGTGTCCTACCACGGTTCACCAGGTCAACTACGTCGGCTCTCCAACCCCACCTGCATACTACATCCCCCAGAACATGTAA
- the LOC117430160 gene encoding putative bifunctional UDP-N-acetylglucosamine transferase and deubiquitinase ALG13 isoform X1, with protein MQKGWRKYFGQKPLSEVNMDEYLASLGLYRKITARDASCLFRAVSEQLYYSQNYHQHIRKACVSFMRANRCNFEPFVEGSFEKYLERLEDPKETAGQVEIKALSLMYKRRFIIYRHPGKAPTEVADEDYKEKVVLCCSNNGHYDNVYPKHYPADAAVCQAVLYEVLYKDVFGIEEEEIHCALDVFHGSGGRRYRNSSSMCSEDANFETSDEKNHKSLTANKKSAFDKEDWEVTEGGNPSEEKSKSGPEEQKPADGPAKTSFPYKVLKALDPDIYRNVEFDVWHDSRKELQKTDYMVFAGRQYCLGDKCQVRLEPGGKYYNAFIQEVGHHSSAVTVFIEELGEKHLVPLTNLKPVTQVNPVPAWNSAANRKGGNYNRMSDGYAAELDHDVRGRRRFYKKARGKEMFMAVAYSRGQSGLPPRLQHNIPSGRSSPIHNPPGSNNMAPYEQYRPHPSSQRAGRGYGPPRSSARFVNRHHLVGPEVAYYSSPGRRYYQSFDNYSYRSRSYSRSRQQMPYVNKECQFTFVPDNGEEPQGLDGTITFYELEEGDETAFPPLPGQGVSSPLAPPPATFWLRREPSPSGKQAMASSEEDMDERSNSGEYPEDYIYTDPEAGFQSPSVYAAAESTTNLSIQEGGTHAGSPQDAVATYSYSQQVLVNSSVNSLSCVNAASATVFTSGSTASSQSPAAPPQSTVQPVIVSPHPVARPVVLTPLSVSYPPGAPLFVNELGEPVSAPPPPPPYSCDPNGNDLPRDYKVVQYYFNMGVQWYHQSYWNPMVQMQQMYQQSPTEQYQGFSTAQPMTEQSMQQQYTDAGRSNDNRGLPESPPNGSAPNVEAAPVSQGAVYYPVMTEHFNQQPLPTYEPCIPMVPAYHYVAPWPPVNQPRIHGTLCPTTVHQVNYVGSPTPPAYYIPQNM; from the exons atgcAGAAAGGTTGGAGGAAGTATTTTGGGCAGAAGCCGCTGAGCGAGGTCAACATGGATGAATACCTGGCCAGTTTGGGTTTATATAGAAAAATTACAGCAAGAGACGCCTCTTGTCTGTTTAGAGCTGTTTCTGAACAG CTTTATTACTCTCAGAATTACCACCAGCACATCAGGAAGGCATGTGTCTCCTTTATGAGGGCCAACCGATGCAACTTTGAGCCT TTTGTTGAAGGGTCCTTTGAAAAGTATTTGGAGCGGTTGGAAGACCCAAAG gaaacTGCTGGCCAGGTGGAGATTAAAGCTCTTTCTTTAATGTATAA ACGTCGCTTCATTATATATCGTCATCCAGGGAAAGCACCTACCGAAGTTGCTGATGAGGATTACAAAGAAAAG gttgtgctgtgctgttctaACAATGGCCACTATGATAATGTGTATCCAAAACACTACCCTGCTGATGCAGCAGTGTGCCAAG CTGTCCTGTACGAGGTCCTGTACAAGGATGTGTTTGGGATCGAGGAGGAGGAGATTCACTGTGCCCTGGATGTGTTCCACGGCAGTGGGGGGCGGCGGTACCGCAACAGCTCCTCGATGTGCAGCGAGGACGCCAACTTCGAAACCAGCGACGAGAAGAACCACAAGAGCCTCACAGCAAACAAGAAGTCAGCCTTTGA TAAGGAGGACTGGGAGGTGACTGAGGGTGGCAATCCTTCTGAAGAGAAATCCAAATCCGGACCAGAAGAACAGAAG CCTGCAGACGGCCCAGCGAAGACCTCTTTTCCTTACAAGGTGCTGAAAGCTTTGGACCCGGATATCTACCGCAATGTTGAGTTTGACGTCTGGCACGACAGCAGGAAAG AGCTTCAGAAAACCGACTACATGGTGTTTGCTGGGAGGCAGTACTGCTTGGGAGACAAATGTCAG GTTCGCTTGGAGCCTGGCGGGAAGTACTACAATGCTTTTATCCAAGAGGTTGGGCATCACAGCAGTGCAGTCACGGTTTTTATAGAGGAGCTGGGTGAAAA GCACCTTGTCCCTTTGACGAACCTGAAACCAGTCACCCAGGTTAACCCAGTGCCAGCCTGGAACAGTGCCGCAAACCGGAAAGGGGGGAATTACAACAGGATGTCTGATGGATATGCAGCGGAGCTCG ACCATGACGTAAGGGGTCGCAGGCGTTTCTACAAGAAGGCCCGTGGGAAGGAGATGTTCATGGCCGTGGCGTACAGCAGGGGTCAGTCTGGACTCCCCCCGAGACTGCAGCACAACATCCCTTCCGGCAGGTCCTCCCCCATCCACAACCCCCCGGGCAGCAACAACATGGCCCCCTATGAGCAGTACCGGCCCCACCCCTCCAGCCAGCGGGCAGGCCGAGGCTACGGGCCTCCCAG aagctcagcacgctttgttaATAGACACCATTTGGTTGGACCCGAGGTAGCGTACTACTCTAGCCCAGGAAGGCGGTATTACCAGAGCTTTGATAACTACTCCTACAGGTCACG TTCCTATAGCCGGAGTCGCCAGCAGATGCCCTATGTGAATAAAGAGTGCCAGTTCACCTTTGTGCCCGACAATGGGGAGGAGCCACAGGGCCTGGATGGGACCATCACCTTCTATGAGCTGGAGGAGGGGGATGAGACTGCCTTTCCGCCCCTGCCA GGACAAGGAGTTTCCTCTCCACTTGCCCCCCCTCCTGCCACCTTCTGGTTGAGAAGGGAACCCAGCCCCTCTGGAAAGCAGGCCATGGCTTCATCTGAGGAGGATATGGATGAACGGAGCAACAGTG GTGAATATCCTGAGGATTATATTTACACTGATCCAG AGGCTGGATTCCAGAGTCCATCTGTGTATGCTGCTGCGGAGTCCACCACTAACCTG TCCATTCAGGAAGGGGGAACTCATGCTGGATCACCGCAAGATGCCGTTGCCACTTACAGTTACTCCCAGCAG GTTTTGGTGAACTCCTCTGTGAACTCCTTGTCCTGTGTCAACGCTGCTTCAGCCACTGTGTTCACCTCCGGCTCCACAGCCAGCTCCCAGTCCCCCGCAGCCCCTCCCCAGTCTACCGTGCAGCCAGTCATTGTGTCCCCCCACCCCGTCGCACGACCAG TTGTGCTGACCCCTCTGTCCGTGTCGTACCCCCCGGGAGCCCCGCTGTTTGTGAATGAGCTGGGGGAGCCTGTGagtgccccccctcccccgccaCCCTACTCCTGTGATCCAAATGGGAATGACCTCCCGAGAG ATTACAAGGTTGTCCAGTATTACTTCAACATGGGTGTGCAG TGGTATCATCAGAGCTACTGGAACCCCATGGTGCAGATGCAGCAGATGTACCAGCAGTCTCCCACGGAGCAGTACCAGGGCTTCAGCACGGCCCAGCCCATGACCGAGCAGTCTATGCAGCAGCAGTACACAGATGCTGGGAGATCCAATGACAATAGGGGCCTTCCAGAGTCCCCTCCTAATG GTTCTGCCCCAAATGTGGAGGCTGCTCCAGTGTCTCAGGGGGCAGTCTACTACCCAGTCATGACTGAGCACTTCAACCAGCAACCTCTTCCCACCTACGAGCCCTGCATCCCAATGGTGCCTGCATATCACTATGTAGCACCCTGGCCTCCGGTGAACCAGCCACGCATCCACGGCACGCTGTGTCCTACCACGGTTCACCAGGTCAACTACGTCGGCTCTCCAACCCCACCTGCATACTACATCCCCCAGAACATGTAA